From Microcystis aeruginosa NIES-2549, a single genomic window includes:
- a CDS encoding DUF4359 domain-containing protein → MGGNFFKGAIALGVVAGIMGFTNPPQELYSEYASEKLLAHADKIACEKISLCDSIDSLPVAARNVIKNQILKPAIETSSQRQNLGVFSIYTTEVPGVAKIRTVGAFGHFLTFSET, encoded by the coding sequence ATGGGGGGTAATTTCTTCAAGGGAGCGATCGCCCTGGGGGTGGTAGCGGGGATTATGGGATTTACCAATCCCCCCCAAGAACTTTACAGCGAATACGCCTCGGAAAAACTTCTCGCTCATGCCGACAAAATTGCTTGCGAGAAAATCAGTCTCTGTGACTCGATCGATTCTTTGCCGGTGGCAGCCAGAAATGTGATCAAAAATCAAATCTTAAAACCAGCGATTGAAACCTCTAGTCAACGGCAAAATCTAGGTGTGTTCAGTATCTACACCACAGAAGTACCGGGGGTGGCTAAAATTAGAACTGTCGGCGCTTTTGGGCATTTCTTGACTTTCTCGGAGACTTAG
- a CDS encoding glycosyltransferase, whose amino-acid sequence MKYALVHEWLTPKATGGSELVVREILQCLEADLYALIDFESTNPDSYLYGRSIGTTFLQNFPKASNGVQKYLPFLPLAIEQLNLEDYDVILSSSHCVAKGVLIRPDQVHICYCHTPMRYAWDLTFDYLANSKLGQGLPGIFTRYLLHGLRQWDVISANRVDYFLANSHHTARRIWRCYRREAKVIYPPVQIERFPYQEKKEDFYLVVSRLVSYKKVPLIVEAFNQLGLPLVVIGDGPQMTLIRQLAKDNIQILGAVSDRIVAEYMSKAKAFIYAACEDFGIALVEAQACGTPVIAFAAGGALETVRDLRENSPQATGLLFGEQNPQSLQEAVKYFVDHADKIDPENCRQQANRFTPEVFRNAYSLFIEEHSISKNYC is encoded by the coding sequence ATGAAGTATGCTCTGGTTCACGAGTGGTTAACCCCAAAGGCGACGGGGGGATCGGAATTAGTGGTTAGGGAGATTTTACAATGTCTAGAGGCGGATTTATACGCTTTGATCGATTTTGAGTCCACTAATCCCGATAGTTATCTCTATGGTCGCTCGATCGGGACAACTTTTCTGCAAAATTTCCCGAAAGCAAGCAATGGCGTACAAAAATACTTACCTTTTCTTCCCCTGGCGATCGAGCAGTTAAATTTAGAGGATTATGATGTAATTTTATCCTCCTCCCATTGTGTGGCTAAAGGGGTTTTAATTCGACCGGATCAGGTGCACATTTGTTATTGTCACACCCCGATGCGTTATGCTTGGGATTTAACTTTTGACTATCTGGCTAATAGTAAGTTAGGACAGGGATTACCCGGTATTTTCACCCGTTATCTCTTGCATGGGTTGCGTCAGTGGGATGTGATTTCTGCTAATCGTGTGGACTATTTTCTGGCTAATTCCCACCACACCGCTAGACGAATTTGGCGCTGTTATCGACGGGAGGCAAAAGTTATTTATCCTCCCGTACAAATCGAGCGTTTTCCCTACCAAGAGAAAAAAGAAGATTTTTATTTAGTAGTCTCTCGTTTGGTTAGTTATAAAAAAGTCCCTTTAATTGTGGAGGCATTTAATCAATTGGGATTACCATTAGTAGTTATTGGAGATGGTCCACAGATGACTTTAATCAGACAGTTAGCTAAGGATAATATTCAGATTTTAGGTGCGGTTTCTGATCGAATAGTAGCAGAGTATATGTCGAAAGCAAAAGCGTTTATTTATGCTGCCTGTGAGGATTTTGGTATTGCTTTAGTGGAAGCGCAAGCTTGTGGCACTCCTGTGATTGCATTTGCTGCCGGAGGTGCTTTAGAAACCGTGCGGGATCTGCGGGAAAATTCTCCCCAGGCAACAGGATTACTTTTTGGGGAACAAAATCCCCAATCCTTGCAGGAAGCGGTTAAATATTTTGTCGATCATGCGGATAAAATTGATCCGGAAAATTGTCGGCAACAGGCTAATAGATTTACTCCAGAGGTTTTTAGAAATGCTTACAGTTTGTTTATAGAGGAACATTCAATATCTAAAAATTATTGCTAA
- a CDS encoding proton extrusion protein PcxA yields MPWNRVNQWVERRSLVALESAYQRALKIKAIEDKHFGGQKISPAAVGGKSVYDYFQSTLDRELLQIRFDLTQVRLGNFINPQTNPENNNILETLKVIEDIIGKYRLDLGELLPPLPNNETPNLPNANLTGDTPSDKTKQTISPATGNKFFNFQQELTPEYEQTVIKQLRTLRQQQRIAIRFILIIILVPLSVQVISRNFIFSPVLNYFGVDRAKISEVYISQEIGEKYLREFARLQEIEEIKQVLGVAKAGHESEETFREQVEELFKEAGYESQDGWKNLLSDLTGLIAFIAILIFGRQQLAITRAYVSRYFLSLNDITKAFIFILFTDIFVGFHSAEGWTVILETLFRHFGWRENITFISLFVATVPVILDTIFKLLIFNYLTRKSPTAATILEKMNQ; encoded by the coding sequence GTGCCTTGGAATCGAGTTAATCAATGGGTAGAAAGACGCTCTTTAGTGGCCCTAGAATCAGCTTATCAGAGAGCGCTAAAAATTAAAGCGATCGAAGATAAACATTTTGGGGGACAAAAAATTTCCCCGGCTGCCGTGGGAGGAAAAAGTGTTTATGATTACTTTCAAAGTACCCTAGATCGAGAATTATTACAGATACGTTTCGATTTAACTCAAGTGCGTCTGGGTAATTTTATCAATCCGCAAACTAACCCAGAAAATAATAACATTTTAGAGACTTTAAAGGTGATCGAGGATATTATCGGTAAATATCGCCTAGACTTAGGGGAATTGCTGCCCCCATTACCGAATAATGAAACCCCCAATCTGCCTAATGCCAATCTCACTGGTGATACCCCTAGCGATAAAACTAAGCAGACAATTTCTCCTGCAACTGGTAATAAATTTTTTAACTTCCAGCAAGAATTAACCCCCGAATACGAACAAACCGTTATTAAACAACTCCGTACTTTGCGACAACAACAACGGATTGCTATTCGTTTTATCCTGATTATTATTTTAGTTCCTCTCTCGGTACAGGTTATTAGTAGAAACTTTATTTTTAGCCCTGTTTTAAACTATTTTGGTGTGGATAGAGCGAAAATATCAGAAGTTTATATTTCTCAGGAAATTGGCGAAAAATATCTCAGGGAATTTGCTAGACTTCAAGAAATTGAAGAAATCAAGCAGGTTTTAGGAGTAGCAAAAGCAGGGCATGAATCAGAAGAAACCTTTCGAGAACAGGTCGAGGAATTATTTAAAGAAGCGGGTTATGAAAGTCAAGATGGTTGGAAAAACTTACTATCGGATCTGACTGGATTAATAGCCTTTATTGCCATCTTAATTTTTGGTCGTCAACAATTGGCAATTACGCGAGCTTATGTTAGTCGTTATTTTCTCAGCTTAAATGATATCACCAAAGCCTTTATCTTTATTCTCTTTACCGATATATTTGTCGGGTTTCACTCGGCGGAGGGTTGGACGGTAATCTTAGAAACTTTGTTCCGGCACTTTGGTTGGCGCGAGAATATTACATTTATCAGCTTGTTTGTGGCCACTGTTCCCGTTATCCTAGATACCATCTTTAAACTATTAATATTTAATTATCTGACCCGTAAATCTCCCACCGCCGCAACTATCCTAGAAAAGATGAACCAGTAA
- a CDS encoding efflux RND transporter permease subunit — MILSIADTFIKRPVLTTVCSILIVLIGAIAVPFLPLEKLPQLAFIQVAVNANYLGTDAKTVQDNVTTVLDRQINGTEQIVYMQSQSTNTGQSTVNVFFPVEMDRNIAQVLVQNRVSTAAASLPEEVNRQGVTTNTQSPSVTLAYGISAKPDEKGNYPYDTVFLSNFVDRVIDAEIRRIEGVGSTTIIGEREYALRFWLNPDALAARGVSAEQVVQAIREQNIQVGAGTIGGDPSPEEQQFQIAIRAVGRVATGEEAENIVVKVGENGDLIRIKDVGRAEIGAESYSTAAYFDKSPAVVYIVYQLPGSNAWNTAKLVKEKMAELEPSFPPGLNIAITLDNTAFVAASLEEAFGTLVEAILLVILVIFIFLQDWRTTIIPAIAIPVSLIGTMAVALALGYSLNNLSLFAVILATGLVVDDGIVIVEAVSEKLRQGMRPLQAALDAMGELTSAVIASSLVLLAVFIPVTFFPGTVGIVYRQFAVIISASIIISTFNALSFSPTMSAIIMKPPQGTRGPLGLFFDGFNRGFNAVKEGYRRSIEFLIRLRFLVLPFFIAALFLTAWSYSTTPQGFIPEEDQGYAFVLVQAPAGVSLRYTDRVIREINEEILDGIEEIDHFVGMAGFSFAGSGSNQGLFFVKLKEWSERPGEDKSVFGVLRKINQQLATKVRDARAFAVNAPPVDGLSSTGGFELFIQNRASFPMDALIANANNVMAEARTRPELSGIFTQFTTDTPMLELSINRNQLQAQNVDMQAVFGTLQTYLGSNFVNQFVLGDRLYRVFAQAEADYRSNPEDINRLYVRSRTGANIPLSGLVSVKRFTYPPIITNFNLYPSINVQGSPAPGFSTGQAIAVMEDVCRKVLQPGFGYAWTGTAFQEKTSAGAAPVIFGLAFIVVFLVLAAQYESYIDPIIIMITVPLAILGAMGALLLRANFLQVGSLFPTVNNNIYAQVALVMLIGLAAKNAILIVEFANQSRTLGLSIPDAAARASTERLRPILMTAISGLVGFLPLVIASGAGAMSRWSLGTAILGGYLISTVLSLFLVPVLYVLIKQFEARFLSSKPPKGGGSGNSKTPSLGGERNTSETSIEEGAISSLKISPQSPND, encoded by the coding sequence ATGATCCTTAGCATTGCCGATACCTTCATTAAAAGACCCGTTCTGACCACGGTTTGCTCGATTTTAATCGTTTTGATCGGAGCGATCGCTGTTCCCTTTTTACCCCTAGAAAAACTGCCGCAGTTGGCATTTATTCAGGTAGCGGTAAATGCCAACTATTTGGGAACCGATGCCAAAACCGTACAGGATAACGTTACCACGGTACTCGATCGCCAGATTAACGGGACAGAACAGATTGTTTATATGCAGTCCCAGAGTACCAACACCGGACAAAGTACGGTGAATGTCTTTTTCCCGGTAGAAATGGATCGTAACATTGCCCAAGTCTTGGTACAAAACCGTGTCAGTACCGCCGCCGCTAGTTTACCTGAAGAAGTGAACCGGCAGGGGGTGACAACCAATACCCAATCCCCCAGCGTTACCCTTGCCTACGGTATTTCCGCCAAACCGGACGAAAAGGGCAATTATCCCTACGATACAGTCTTTTTAAGTAACTTTGTCGATCGGGTCATCGATGCGGAGATTCGCCGGATCGAGGGAGTTGGTAGTACAACAATCATCGGGGAGAGGGAATACGCCCTGCGTTTTTGGCTTAATCCCGATGCTTTAGCCGCTAGGGGCGTATCGGCGGAACAAGTAGTACAGGCAATCCGAGAACAGAATATTCAGGTGGGTGCGGGGACAATTGGCGGTGATCCCAGTCCCGAAGAGCAGCAATTCCAGATCGCCATTCGCGCCGTTGGTAGGGTTGCCACCGGGGAGGAAGCAGAAAATATCGTCGTCAAAGTCGGGGAAAATGGCGATTTAATCCGAATTAAAGACGTAGGACGCGCAGAAATCGGAGCCGAAAGCTACAGTACCGCCGCCTATTTCGACAAATCCCCCGCCGTCGTCTATATCGTCTATCAGTTGCCCGGTTCCAACGCTTGGAATACCGCCAAACTGGTGAAAGAAAAAATGGCGGAACTAGAACCGAGTTTCCCCCCGGGGTTAAATATCGCCATTACCCTCGATAATACGGCTTTTGTCGCGGCTTCCCTAGAAGAAGCCTTTGGCACTCTGGTGGAGGCGATTTTACTGGTTATTCTAGTCATTTTTATCTTCCTTCAGGACTGGCGCACCACGATCATTCCGGCGATCGCTATTCCCGTATCTTTGATCGGAACCATGGCCGTCGCCCTAGCTTTAGGCTATTCTCTCAATAACCTCTCCTTGTTTGCCGTCATTCTAGCCACCGGTTTAGTGGTGGACGACGGCATCGTGATCGTAGAGGCGGTATCGGAAAAATTACGGCAGGGGATGCGGCCATTGCAAGCTGCCCTCGATGCCATGGGCGAGTTAACCTCGGCGGTAATTGCCAGTTCTCTTGTACTACTAGCGGTTTTTATTCCCGTCACCTTCTTCCCCGGTACGGTGGGGATCGTTTATCGACAATTTGCCGTCATCATCTCCGCTTCAATTATCATCTCCACCTTTAACGCCCTCAGTTTTTCCCCCACCATGTCGGCGATTATCATGAAACCGCCCCAAGGCACCCGCGGACCCTTGGGACTGTTTTTCGATGGCTTTAATCGAGGTTTCAACGCAGTTAAAGAAGGCTATCGACGCTCGATCGAATTTCTGATCCGGCTTCGGTTTCTGGTGTTACCCTTCTTTATTGCCGCCCTCTTTCTCACAGCTTGGAGTTATAGCACCACTCCCCAGGGTTTTATCCCCGAAGAAGACCAAGGTTATGCCTTCGTTTTGGTGCAAGCACCCGCCGGGGTTTCCCTGCGCTACACCGACCGGGTTATCCGTGAGATTAACGAAGAAATTCTCGACGGTATCGAAGAAATCGATCACTTTGTCGGTATGGCGGGCTTTAGTTTTGCCGGAAGTGGTAGCAACCAAGGGCTATTTTTTGTCAAGTTAAAAGAATGGTCGGAACGGCCCGGCGAAGATAAGTCGGTTTTCGGGGTTCTGCGGAAAATTAACCAACAATTAGCCACTAAAGTCCGAGATGCTCGCGCTTTCGCCGTTAATGCGCCCCCCGTGGATGGATTAAGTTCTACCGGCGGTTTCGAGTTATTTATCCAAAACCGCGCTTCTTTCCCCATGGACGCTTTGATTGCCAACGCTAATAACGTCATGGCCGAGGCCCGAACAAGACCGGAATTATCGGGAATTTTCACCCAATTTACCACCGACACGCCGATGCTGGAACTTTCCATCAATCGCAACCAGCTACAGGCGCAAAACGTCGATATGCAGGCCGTTTTCGGTACCCTGCAAACCTATCTCGGTTCCAACTTCGTCAACCAATTCGTCTTAGGCGATCGCTTGTATCGAGTCTTTGCCCAAGCAGAAGCGGATTATCGTTCTAATCCCGAAGATATTAACCGTCTTTACGTCCGTTCCCGTACCGGGGCCAATATTCCCCTATCGGGTTTAGTTAGCGTCAAACGCTTCACCTATCCACCGATTATCACTAACTTTAACCTCTATCCCTCGATTAACGTTCAGGGTAGTCCCGCCCCCGGTTTTAGTACGGGACAGGCGATCGCGGTGATGGAAGATGTCTGCCGCAAAGTCCTGCAGCCCGGTTTCGGTTACGCTTGGACGGGGACAGCTTTCCAAGAAAAAACTTCCGCTGGGGCTGCCCCAGTTATCTTCGGATTAGCCTTTATCGTGGTTTTCCTTGTTCTTGCGGCCCAGTACGAAAGCTATATCGACCCGATTATCATCATGATTACCGTTCCCCTAGCGATCCTAGGTGCCATGGGGGCCTTACTGTTACGGGCGAATTTCCTACAAGTGGGTAGTCTCTTCCCGACGGTGAATAATAATATTTATGCTCAGGTGGCTTTGGTCATGTTGATCGGTTTAGCGGCTAAAAATGCCATCTTGATCGTGGAATTCGCTAACCAGTCCCGTACTTTGGGTTTAAGTATTCCCGATGCGGCAGCCCGGGCCTCGACGGAACGCTTAAGACCGATTCTGATGACGGCTATTTCCGGTTTAGTCGGTTTCTTGCCCTTGGTTATCGCTTCCGGCGCCGGGGCGATGAGTCGTTGGTCCCTGGGAACTGCAATCCTAGGCGGTTATCTGATTTCCACGGTGTTGAGTTTATTTCTCGTCCCGGTTTTGTATGTGCTGATCAAACAGTTCGAGGCCCGATTCCTCTCCTCGAAACCCCCCAAAGGTGGCGGTTCTGGCAATAGTAAAACTCCCTCTCTCGGTGGCGAAAGAAATACATCAGAAACCTCCATAGAAGAAGGGGCCATTTCTTCTTTGAAAATCTCTCCTCAGTCCCCGAATGACTAG